The Microbacterium sp. W4I20 genome segment CGCGCTCCCACCACTCGAGCAGTGTGTCGATGCGACCGGGCGACTTCTGCATGTCCGCCCACGGATCGCCGGCCTCGGCGAGGCGCTGCGGGATGCTGCGCACGGTGAACATCGTCGGGTCGAGGTCGTCCAGCTCCTCCCACTGCACGGGCGTCGACACCGTCGCCCCGGGCAGTGCCCGCGGACTGTACGCACCGGCCATGGTCCGGTCACGGTTGGCCTGGTTGAAGTCGACGAAGATCCGCTCCCCTCGCTCCTCCTTCCACCAGTTCGTGGTCACCTGCTCCGGCATCCGTCGCTCCAGCTCGCGGCCCGCCGCGATCACGGCGTGCCGCACATCGAGGAACTCGTGCGTCGGCTCGATCGGCGCGAAGATGTGCAGGCCGCGGTTGCCGCTGGTCTTCGCGAAGGCCTCCAGCCCTGCCTCCTTCAGCACCTCGCGCAGCGCATGAGCGGCCGTCACTGCATCCGCGAAGTCCGTGCCCGGCTGTGGATCGAGGTCGATGCGCAACTCGACCGGGTTGTCGGGATCCGTGGCCAGCGACGCCCAGGGGTGGAACACGATCGTGTTCATCTGCACGGCCCAGACGATGGCGCTCGTGCGGTTGAGCACGATCTGCGGATGCTGGCGACCACTGTTGTAGGTCATCATCTCGGCGTCGACGAAGTCGGGAGTGCCCTTGGGCGGGTTCTTCGAGAAGAACCCCTCCTTGCGCGGCTCTCCCGCCGCCTCGATGCCGTCGCGGAAGCGCTCGAGCGACACCGCCCTGTTGCCGTTCGCGGACAGGAACGGGGTGGAGACGAGCTGCACATACTCTGCCAGCTCTGCCTTGGTGATGCCGAGGTCCGGCCACACCACCCGGTTCGGGCTGGAGAGAGCGACCTCGCGCTCTCCATCGGAATCGGCGACGGTCAGGGTCACGCGTTCGGAGGCCATGCTCCGACCCTAGAGCGCACGCCTGCGGCGCGGAAGCCTCTCAGTCGCTGAGATCGACGGCCAGCACCAGCACCGGTGCGAGCGCGTCCCGCTCGACCACGATCGACGGCCCGGCGGAGTCGACGATCACGCCGGCCATCTCCGGGTGGGTGGAGATCACCTTCGCCAGTTGCTCCGGCTCGAAAGGAAGCGGGCGATCGCCGCGCCCGAGCGCGAGCACCTCGAGCGGGTGCGAGAAGAGCTGCAGGAACCGCCTGCCGTCCGTCGTCTGGGCCTCGGCGATACCGACCTGCCCGTTGCCGTTGCCGTCGTTCACGGCGACCCACATGCGTTTGTTCGCGAGCGCCTCGCCGACCTTCACGGTCGAATCCTGCTCGCGCGGTGCGGCGAGGATGCTCTTGACCGTCATCTCGAGATCGGCCTGGTCGAGCGTCTTCTGCAGCAGCTCGGTGGGGAACACGACACGATTCGGTGCGGAGGCGTTGTCGATGATCAGACCGGCGAAGTCTCCTGTGACGACCTGCTGCAGAACAGACGTGACCGGTTGCGCGACCGCCGAGGTCGCGGTCGGGTCGTCATCCAGCTTCACCGAATCGCGCACGGCACCCGCCGAGCTGAACGCGAGCATGAACTGCCGCTCGCCGTCACGGACCACCGCGACCGCCAGCGGCTTGCCCTCGGCGATCTGCGCGCGGGCGTCGCCGACCACGCGGATGTACAGGTGCCCCTGAAGCGCCTGCCGCATCACGCCGAGCAGCTGCTCGTTCGTCGCACCGGCCTCGACCTCTTTGAGGGCCTCGCGCAGCAGGACGTTGTCCTTCATGCCGGTGACGGTCTCGGTCTGCTCAGGAGGAAGGAGCGGAGCGAGGGGAAGCCGCCGGTCGACGGGCGTCGCGAGCTGCGGGCTCGTGCGCTGCTGCTCTGCGGGGCGCGGGGCGGGAGCTGCCGGTGCGGCCTCGGGGTCCGGGAGGGCGACCTCGGGTCCGGCATCGGCGCCCACGCCTCGGAACGCCTGCACCGAGATGCCGATGGAGGGAGCGGCGGTGTCCGGCTGGTCGGCCGTCGCGCTCGCATCGGTTTCCGTCGGAGTGCTCGACTCGGACTCGGGGGCGTCTGCTGCCGGGGCGACGGCATCGTCGCTGGACTTCTTGCGGCGGGAGAAGAGGGCCATATCAGCCAGCCTAACCCGGTCGGGCGGGCACGACGCGCGGACCCCGTGCCAGGATGCGCGGGGCCGAAGCCGGACTAGATCTTCTCGATCGGTGCGACCTTGATGAGGAGCTTCTTCTGCCCCGCACTGTCGAACCGCACGTGGGCGATGCGCTTCGCACCCTCGCCGGTCACGGCATCTACACGGCCCTCGCCGAAGTCGGAGTGCCGGATGCGGTCGCCCGCGGTCAGCTCGAGATCGCCGTTGTCGCGCATCTTGGCCGTGACGCGATTGGGGAACTTGTCCATCGCCGTCGACAGGGGCTTGAGCGAGTCCCTGCCCGGCAGCGCCTTGACGCCGAACCGGTCATTCGACCCCGAGCCCGATCCCGAGCCGCCGTACCCGCCGCCACGACGCGCGTTCAGCGCGCGCGACT includes the following:
- the ligD gene encoding non-homologous end-joining DNA ligase is translated as MASERVTLTVADSDGEREVALSSPNRVVWPDLGITKAELAEYVQLVSTPFLSANGNRAVSLERFRDGIEAAGEPRKEGFFSKNPPKGTPDFVDAEMMTYNSGRQHPQIVLNRTSAIVWAVQMNTIVFHPWASLATDPDNPVELRIDLDPQPGTDFADAVTAAHALREVLKEAGLEAFAKTSGNRGLHIFAPIEPTHEFLDVRHAVIAAGRELERRMPEQVTTNWWKEERGERIFVDFNQANRDRTMAGAYSPRALPGATVSTPVQWEELDDLDPTMFTVRSIPQRLAEAGDPWADMQKSPGRIDTLLEWWERDKENGLGELPFPPEFPKMPGEPPRVQPSKKVAENWDADGNAVDD
- a CDS encoding SseB family protein, with the protein product MALFSRRKKSSDDAVAPAADAPESESSTPTETDASATADQPDTAAPSIGISVQAFRGVGADAGPEVALPDPEAAPAAPAPRPAEQQRTSPQLATPVDRRLPLAPLLPPEQTETVTGMKDNVLLREALKEVEAGATNEQLLGVMRQALQGHLYIRVVGDARAQIAEGKPLAVAVVRDGERQFMLAFSSAGAVRDSVKLDDDPTATSAVAQPVTSVLQQVVTGDFAGLIIDNASAPNRVVFPTELLQKTLDQADLEMTVKSILAAPREQDSTVKVGEALANKRMWVAVNDGNGNGQVGIAEAQTTDGRRFLQLFSHPLEVLALGRGDRPLPFEPEQLAKVISTHPEMAGVIVDSAGPSIVVERDALAPVLVLAVDLSD